CTACTGTGTATTGGAAAATAAGGCAGAACTCTCTTTAAAAGATAAAACAAGCCTAAATCCTGTACAATTAGAGCATCTGCTCCAGCATGGTATAAAAAATGTACATAATCTAATACATCCTCTAATTCTTTATCCTTTAGAAGAATATTAATGGTGATATATACTTTTACTTGGAAGAGATGACAATAAGTAATGATTTCACTTATTTCTTCTCGACTAAAATTTGTTGCATTTCTTCTAGCGTTAAACTCTTTCCCACCTAAATACACCCCATCTGCTCCTGCAAACACAGCTGCTTTTAAGGCTTCCATATGTCCAACTGGGGCTAGTAATTCTGGTTTTTTCATATTGCTCCTTACCTCGTTTTCTTAAGATGATGAATTATTAGATAGACCATAGCCATCGCTATTATGATTTCTATGTAAAGTAAATAATCCAAAATGCTTTTTACCTTAAGGTCTGACTGGGAATAAATATCCGCTCTACCGATCTCTTTTCCATCAAAGGAGTAGATTATTTGGCCAATAATTTGTTCTAAAGAAATATCATCCCTTAAGATATATGTGTTTTCTGAAGTCTCTTCTAAAAGATTTTTATCGTAGATGATTTGGCTTTTCATATGTTCGCTTTCTTCTTTGCCTAAAAGCAATACCAACTCTTTCTTAACAATTACAGGAACTTGATCTATTGATTTTGCATTATCTAAGAGGAGTTCGCCTATTTTCCCGCCGGCTTCAAGAAGTTTCGTGTACTCATATTGATCTTCTGCATAATCTAGAAGCTCTACTGCCTCACCCCATATTTCTTCATCCGTACTTTTATAGAGGATACCTATAAGCTCCTGATTATCTCTAGAAGACGAAAACACGAGACACTTTCCAGCTTGTCTTGTATTTCCCGTCTTTATACCTTTTACATCTTCTGTATAATAGGGATTTTGTCCTGTTTTTAGCCCCTTAGACACCTGGTCTAATATGGGGTGTAAGAGGTAGTTTGTATTATACCATTTATGTGTAACTAGGGGATTAGCAAGAGAGTAATTTGTGGTTTTAACGATTTCTCTTGCTATATCGTATTTTAATAACTCTTTCGTCATTAAAAGCATATCCTCTAAAGTAGTATAGTGATTATCGCTATGTAAGCCATGAGGGTTTTCAAAATTGGTATGTACAGCTCCTATTTCCTTTGCCTTCTGATTCATCATCTCGATAAAGTACTCAATGGCCTCGTCTTCGCCTTGCATCTTTCCTACTACGTTACCAACACCACGAGCTAAAGTGTATGCTGCATCATTGCCTGATGGGAGCATCAAACCGTAAAGGAGCTCCTTAACAGACAAAATCTCTCCCTCTACTAAATCAGCTTTGCTGCTATCACTTGAAATCCGCTTGATCTCACTACCAACTGTAATTTGGTCTTCTAAATTCATATTTTCTAAAGCTACAATTGCTGTCATGATTTTTGTAGTACTAGCAGGATAAAACCTCTCTTCTTGGTTTTGTGCATAAAGGATCCTACCACTGGTCTCTTCAAAGAGAAGTATTCCCCTCTCCTCAGGAAAAGAAGGCTCTACTGCTAATACGGTATTTCCTGATATTATCATTGCTATTAAGAATAGTAAAATTGCGCTTTTTTTCATTGTAATACCTCACATGTTAGTTCTAAGTTCTATGTTGTAAGTTCTATGTAAAAACAATAGTCGAACCATTGTTTAACAATGGTTTAAGGATGTAAAGTTAAAATGTAAAGTACAAGATTATACACTTCACCTATGGGCGAGTTCCGCTTTCCACATTCAGCCTTCAGCTTAAATAAGAAAGTTGGCCACTTGCAATGCCAACTTTCTTATATTTCTATTCAAATAAATGTACTGTAGTTTCAAAGAGTTCTTTTGCTTCTTGGATTTTCCGGTCGTTTCCAAGTACGCAAAGGTAATTTTCACTCATAGCTTCTTTTACAATCTTTGCAGCGTTTTGGATGTCTTCTATGGTGCAAGATAAAACCTGATCTCTTTCTCTTTGTAAATCTTCTTGTGTTATATTTCTCAAATAATTACCTGTAGCCGTATTTCCCTTCATTGCTGGAGTCATAGGTGTATCTAGATTGCTTATAGTACCTATAATGTACTTATTCATTTCTCTTTGAGACGCTTCAAAAGTCTCAATATACTGTGACATATTGTCGATTGTATTTACAGTTTCCTTTAAATTAGGATCTCGATAGGAACCTACAAACAAGGTACCTGATCTACCTATGCTAAAGAAAGCACCATATGCGCCACCTTGAACTCGGATTTTATTCCACAAATACTCTGTGCTCATAATAGACTTTACAACCTGTAGTGCACCATTGTATTCATATCCTAAATCTAAGACATTATATGCTTTTCCTACATATTGTACCTTACTGGAAGTCATAAGTCCTTCATTAAATTTTCCCATTTCAAAATCGTATTCATTTCTTTTCACTTTTTCATCTTTTAATTGATTATACAAAGACTTAAAGGAATTTGTCACTTCGTCGTAATTCTCTTCATCACAAGCCAAACTAAATATGATGCTATTTTTGTTAAAGAGCAGTTCACTCGTCTCTTTAAGTTTTGCAAAGATTTCATCAGCTTTGTTATCAAAGTCCTCTTCTAAGGTTTTAATGAATTCATAGTAGTCAATCCCATCAATAGACTCTAGAAACTTTGCTGATTTAGCATAATAAGAGTTTACTCTATTGGCTACGATTTTATGACCTGCGCTCATAAAGAGCATTTCTGTTCTAGCCTTAGAACTTTGAATAATTTCTTTTAATCTTTGCTTTTCATCGTATTTACAATGAACAATCATTTGACTCATAATGTGGAAGAGTTTATTAAGATGTTCCTTTAAAGCTCTTCCCCTTACGATAAATTTAGGTTCATATTCTTCGATATTTTTACTATTTGCATAGACATCAATATCAAAATCAATGCCGCCAGTGTAAATTTCGATTTCATTGGTCAATTGCTCAAAAGAGTATTCTTGTGTGCTGACTTCTCCTAAATACCTAGCTAGAAGGGCAACATAGGGAATATACTCTTTTCTCACATTTTTAATATCAAAAAGTAAGCTAGCGTAGACAATTCCATTTGTGTGTATTGGCGTATGAAGCACTTCTACATTTTCAAGCTTCTTTATCTGTAAAGGTAATTCTTCTGTCTTTTTTCCAATATCTTCAATAGGTAAAACTGGAATCTTCTCAATATCCGCAGGATCATCAGATGTATTTTGTCTTATGATTAAATCTTTTGTTTCCTTAATAAGAGATTCTAATTCCTCTTGGCTCAATTGTTCCTTGTATCCTTTTAGATGCTTTTCAATCTCATTGTCCCCTTTATCCACTAATCCTTGTTCTGGTTTTGCGATCAATAAACTACAGTGATTGTTATTTAGAAGGTACTTTTGTATCAAGTTTTCAAAATAATTCTGATCTATGTTTTTCCGTATGAATTCAAAATCATCTTGATACTCTAAATACATAGAGGGATCTGCATCGTAAAGCCAACTATCCATAATATTGATGCCATAGATTAAGCCTTTAGGGTATGATCCAAAATCTGCTTCTTTCATTTTAAATTCTGTAATATTGATTGCCGCTTTAATTTGATCTCTCTCAATACCTTTTTCTACTAAGCTATTTAGAGTCTCATTAATAATTTTCTTAAACTCCTCTTTTTTGCTTTCTTCAGAGTTTTTAATCATAACGCTAATAACAGGTTGTAAAATACCTCCATCGAAAGAACCGATAACATCCTTACCTAATTCCGCCTGAAGTAAGGCCTTCTTTAATGGGGCAGATGGAGAGTTTAATAGGATATGAGCCAAAATCTCCAAGCCTAAATGAGTTTGTGGATCTGTCGAGACACCAGTAACCCAGTTCATCGTGAGGAAAGTCTTCTCTTTTGTAGACTCTGTGTTGGATATAGGATAAGAGTAGACTTTTTCTTTTGGCTCTTTAAAAGGCTGTTGTATTGAAATAGAAGAATCGATTTGTAATTTGTCGTATTTAGACAGATAGTTTTCATGAACAAAGGCCAAATGCTCTAAAATATCTCCATTACCGTAAAAATAAATATAGCTATTAGATGGATGATAATATTTCTTGTGAAAATCGATAAAATCTTCATAAGTCAAATCTACAATAACATCTGGATCTCCTCCAGATTCCAAGCCATATGGCGTATCTGGAAATAAAGTCTCTTGAACTTTTCGATTGACTACTTCCTCTGGATTAGAAAAGGCACCTTTCATCTCATTGTAAACTACGCCTACATAGCGAATATCATCTTCTACATTTTCTAAATGATAATGCCATCCTTCTTGCAGAAAAATTCCTTTTTCATCGTAGATCTTTGGATTAAACACAGCATCTAAATAAACATCCATAAGATTTATAAAGTCCTTATTATTCATACTTGCAATAGGATACATCGTCTTATCTGGGAAAGTCATAGCATTTAGAAAAGTATTTAGGGACCCTTTAATCAATTCTACAAAGGGTTCTTTGACAGGATACTTTTCCGATCCGCATAAAACAGAATGCTCCAAAATATGAGGTAAACCTGTGCTATCTGTTGGTGGAGTACGAAAAGAAACCGAAAAGACTTTATTGTCGTCTTCATTTGAAAGATAGTAAAGTTTTGCCCCTGTCTTTTCATGTTCAAACAAATACCCAGTAGATTCTACCTCTTTAATGGATTTTGATTCTAGTAATTTGAATCCGCTATATACTTCATTGGTTTTTAAATTCATTCAATCACTCCTCTTCTTTTAAGGTGGTAAGCAAAACCGTTAAGCCACCGCTGGCGGCTTAAGTGCTGGTTGCTATTGCGGCCTTTCGACCCTAGCTACTGCTCTAGTCATCCTGAGCATAGCGAAGGATCTTTACAATTTAACTAGTAGCCAATCTTTTAAAAATTGTTAGTTAATTAATACTCACTGTTCATTCTTCATTGCGACGTAAGTCGCGTATTTGCTGACTACCTGACCACCTTAATGCTGACCACCTGTTTTTATCTTTTCCAATCGTTCCTTAATCTTCTTCTCGTACCCGTTTTCTGTCGGTTCGTAATACTTTATATTTACCATTTCTTTGGGTAAATAATCTTGTTTTGTGTAATTGCCCTCGTAACTGTGAGGGTATTTGTAGCCTATTCCGTGACCTAATTCCTTGGCTCCTTTGTAATGGGCATCTTTTAGGTGGGATGGTACTTCTCCTAGTGGGTGCTTTCGAATATTTTCTATGGCCTTATCAATAGCCATGTACGAAGCATTGCTCTTTGGAGCACTTGCTAAGTAGGTCACTGCTTGAGCTAAATTAATTCTTGCTTCTGGCAAGCCAATAATCTCTACTGCTTTAAAGGCTGCAACTGCCACCACAAGGGCTTGTGGATCTGCATTGCCAATGTCTTCAGATGCAGAGATGATTAATCTTCTAGCAATAAATTTGGGATCTTCGCCTCCTTCAATCATCTTCGCCATCCAGTAAATAGCAGCATCTGGATCTGAGCCTCTTATACTCTTAATAAAAGCAGATATCGTGTCAAAATGATTATCGCCTTTTTTATCATAGTATACCGCTTTTCTTTGAATACATTCTTCAATAATTTCTTCCGTGATATGGATTCTTCCGTTTTCGTCAACTGGTGTAGTCAATGCAGCAAGTTCTAAAGCATTTAATGCACTTCTTGCGTCACCCTCACTTAATAAAGCTAAACTTTCTAATGTTTCTTCACGTATCAATATGGGAATATTACCCAGACCACGTCTTTTGTCTTCAATTGCCTTTAATAGAATATGAATAAGGCTCTCTTTTGATAACTTTTTTAATTGAAAGACTCTAGACCTTGAAATAAGAGGAGAATTCACTTCAAAATAGGGGTTTTCTGTAGTAGCCCCAACGAGGATCACAATCCCCTCTTCTACTGCTGGCAACAGTGCATCTTGCTGTGATTTATTAAATCGATGGATTTCATCGATAAAGAGAATGGTCCGCTTGCCATACAAACCTAAATTCTCCCTAGCCTTATCTATGACTTCACGAATATCCTTAATTCCTGATGTTACTGCATTGATTTGAACAAAAATAGATTGAGTCTTGTTGGCAATGATCTTAGCTAATGTAGTCTTGCCCGTTCCAGGAGGTCCATATAAAATGAGAGAGCTAATTTTATCTGCTTGAATAGACCTGTAGAGGAGCTTTCCCTTTCCCACTAAATGTTCCTGTCCAAAAAAATCCTCTAAAGACACCGGCCTCATTCTCACGGATAAAGGAGCTTCCTTCTTTAAAGTATTCTCCATATTCTGTTGAAAAAAACTCTGTTGCACACTAATCTCCCCTTTCTATGCTGCCATTTTGAGTTCTGGTTGCATATTATAGCTAAGAATCAATAGATGTTCACGTTGGTCGGTTGGACGGGAAAACCCATAAAGCAGAAAATAGGAATTTTTGGTTCTGTACTTTCTTCAAAACGCCTCTCTCTAAGTTTTTCCTGACCACCTTACCACCTGACCACCTGACCACCTTACAAATCAGCTAGCTGCCTACCCAACCACCTTAAGAATCGTTCCTAACGTATAATCAATATCTCCTACAGCAATCGGATAATGTGTTACAAATCGGATTCGATTCACTCCTGCAGTTGCGCAGAGGATTCCTTCTTTTCTTAGATCTTCTACTAATTGATTGGTGTCTATTTTGGGGTTGATTACATCGCACATGACGATATTGGTTTGGAGCGTCTTAAGATCCACTTTTAAGCCATTTATCTCAGACAAACCTTCCCCTAAGGCTTTCGCTGTAATGTGATCTTCTTCTAATCGATGTATCATTTCCTCTAATGACACAATTCCTGCAGCAGCGATAATACCTGCTTGTCTCATGCCACCGCCAAACATCTTACGGACTTTTCTTGCTTTTTCAATAAACTCTCTATCTCCTACTAATATAGAACCTATAGGAGCACCTAATCCTTTAGACAAGCAAAACATAATAGAATCTGCATACTCAGCAATGTTTTTAACATCCGTTTTTAGATAGGTAGCTGCATTAAAAATCCTAGCGCCATCTAAGTGAATGGGAATTTGATTCTCCTGTGCAATTTCGTAAACAGTTTTCATATTTTCTATTGGTACTGCCATTCCACCATGTTGATTGTGAGTGTTTTCTAGGCAGATTAGTCCCGTCTCTGCATAGTGAATATCCTCTTCTCGTATAGCTTCTCTTAAAGTGTCTGGATTTATTGCACCAAGATCACTGCTTATTGGATGAGCTTGCACTCCACAAATAGATGCTAGGGCTCCCACTTCATAATTGTATATATGACTTTTATTTTCTACAATCACCTCATGACCAGCAATTGTATGAGTCTTTACGGCTATTTGATTTCCCATCGTGCCACTTGGTACAAATAAGGCAGCTTCTTTACCTAGTCTTTTAGCGGCTATTTCTTCTAGAGCACTTACTGTAGGATCTTCACGGTATACATCATCACCTACTAAAGCACCAGCCATAACTTCCCTCATCTTCTCTGTGGGCATAGTCACCGTATCGCTACGAAAATCGATTATGTTCATATGATCAGCTCCTTTCTAAGGTAGTAAGGTAGTAAGGCAGTAAGCAAAATCACAATGCAAAAGTGGTAGCTAAACGCTTGTAACCGCCCTTTTTTCCTCATCACTTAGTCCAAAATATTTGTACAATTCATCATCTATCCTGTCCATAACTTCCCTTACTTTTTCTTTTTCGCCTACTTCAGTATAATATTTAATATTATCATAATACTCTTTAAATTTGTCTTTTATCTTGATATTTGAGTTAGGAATTTTTAATCTCATTACCGTATTAGGATAATAATCATACAATTTCCCACCTAGTTTTTTTCCAAAGGTTTTAAAATAAAACTCATAAAGACTGCTATTTAATAAGCAAACCAGGTACTTGTAGCTCATATTTTCCGTAAAGAGATTGTGCTTTAAAACCAAGGCGTAAATATCTGCGCTGAAAAAAAGATGATTTTGATCATATGCAAAGCGATTATAGGATGCTTTATAAGGAAAGACAATTTTAGGACGAGTGAAGTTATCTGGATTTCTTCCCCATTGCAACATATACCACTTTCTGATACCGCTCTTACATTCTCGTCGATTGCTCAAAACTTCTTTAAATGGATTTAAGTATTCTTCTGCTTTAGAATACTTCCTTATGTCTTTTATATAATCCGTATACAAGAGATATTTTTTGCTGTCAGTAATCTCATACTTTTGAATGTTTTTATTTTTAATCCAAGGAACCAGTAGTTCTTTATCAAACAACTCTTTATCTCCATCATCTAAGACAAAAGCCTTGTCACAGCCTGTAATAATCCCTTGAAAACTATCACAGATTTCCTCTAAAGCTATTGTTGTTTTATCATTTATTTTCTTCAAAATATCGTGCGCTATCTTCTCGGCGAGAATCCAGCCATCTTCTCGCAGATTACTTTGAGGCATAAAAAATCCCTTGTAACTATCAGACTGAAAGATTTCACTATAGTCTTTTACTTTTAAATCTTCTTTTAATTTATATACCTCCATGGAGTTTTTCTCACTTATACGCTTTGACAAATGAATAATTACTAAATCTACCTTTGCTCCTTTTATGAGCCGATTTCCATTAAAGTCTACGATTTTATTAATTCTAGTATTACTAGATATATATTTTCGTAGGCCCTTCCCACTTGGAGACTCTATAAAGTAACGTGAGCTAATATAGATAAGCTGTCCTTCCTCTTTTAAAAGGGAGACACCTAGTGGAAAAAAACAATAGGATAAATCTCCTTTATCGTAAAAAACATCTCCATATTGTTTTTTTAAAATAGAGGATATATTCTTGTCGATCATTTTATGACCAATATAAGGAGGATTACCGATGATATAATCAAAGGATGATTGTAAGGACTGATCTATTTGATCTAATAAGGCATCTTGACAAAAAAAATTGTGAATTGGCGTAAAGATGGGATTCTTTAGATGTAAAATCAGTTTTGAAATCAATACTGCCATAGGGTCTTTGTCCATGCCAAATAATTGATTGGTCAAAATAAATTGATGTAGTTTAAGTCTACACTCTGCAGAATTGGAGTTTACTGTAGAAAGAATTTCATCATACCAAGCCGACAAAAAGAAACCACTGCCACAAGCAGGGTCTAATACTTTATGTTTTGTACTAAAATCTACGTGTAAAATATCAATCATATGTTTTACAATCGAAGGGGGGGTATAGAACATTCCCTTCTTTTTTTTTGATATTTCACTAGATATATGTTCATATACAAAACCTATTATATTGCTGTTAATCCCTTTAAAAGTGTGACCACCTTTAATATAGTCTAGTAGTATGGGATAGTATCTTTCATTTAAGAATCGCTCTTCCTCTTTAAAAGAATGAATCTCTTCTTTTGCCCATTGAGAAATTATTCTATCTATAGTAAAAGGCCCTCTTAGAATCTCTTTCACCTCATAGATATACTCATTGTCATAAAGGTACTTTAAAAAGACCGCTTTAATAATAAAGAGATTATTATCCTCATCTGATAAAGTACTATTATATAATATCTCTACATCTTGAAAAAACTTTTTCACCTTAAGCTCCTCGTTTTCTTATGTATATAGATTTTATGATAGCTTTGATGGGTGGAAAAATCAAGTTATTACATTACCACCTACTAACAACACAAAAAAAAGACAAGACACACACAAGGTGACTCCTCTTTCTTACGTACTACATAAGCAGGAAATTTAAAAAATCAAAGATTTCATCTTCAACGGAAGCCATTCGATCTGCTCCTGTTTCTGTTAATGATGGGTTTTCTTTTAACATTTGTTCTTTTGTGAGATAGTATTTGCTGTCTAAGGTTCTATTTTTAGGATCTATTGTGTAATCCTTCTTATAAAACACATCCCCTACTACTTCTCCTATATTGCTCGTATACACACCGTATTCATGAACAGCTTTTGTTACTGCATTAAATTTCTCTAAATCTACTTCTGCACCGCTTAGTGGTCTTTTATCGAAATCAAAGATATACTTTCCTCCAGGGGCTAGAGTGTCTATTAACTCTTTTGCTAAATCTACACACTCTTCTTTTGTATGGTTCTTAAAATATGTTACTGGATACAAACCTGATATGATGTGTTTCTTTCCTACCTTCTCCTTAATCCGTTTAGGTGTACCGTATTCAAAGAGCAAAACTGTATTCGTTGGAAGATCATTTAGATAATCTAAATATCTATCCCAATTGTCTTCACAAAAGATTTTACAGTGGATGCCCATAGCTGCATATTCTTCTAACAGTCTTTTAAAAGAAGGCCACCAGTGATTAGCAAAATCAACTTCTCTCATGAAAGTAGGCATATGTAAAGGCATAAATACATGACCATAATCTGAAATCGTCTTAGGCATTCCCTTTTTAAGTACAATAGGATATAAGGCTTCAATCGCTGCCTGTAATTGTTTAGGCCTTCTTCGAATATCTACTGCAATTCCTCTAAACCCTCGGAGAGTATCTGCTAAAAAGTCATACGGAGCTTCTGTAAAGCCGCTTGAGCCTGTAGGTACTATAGAGCAATAACCGTATTTTTCAGCTATTCGACTTTCAATTGCTCCTGTGATAGCTTTATCCTGCTGATATCCTTTAAAAGCTTTTGTAAATTTTTTCATCATCTCTATAGGATTGTTTAAATCTAAACCTGTATATAATCTAGGAATAACGATCTCGTAAATGCATTCTAAAGGATTGGAAATTAGATAATCAAAATCTTCTGGTTTCATTCCCGACACATCAGGATGTTGAAAGACTCCACTTGTTCCCATAACAAAAGATTTAGATTGTAATGTTTGATAATAGGATGGGAACCTAAGAGAAGTACCTCCTGGTACTACATCTGTGTACATTCTTTCTGAAACATATTGTACAGCTGGTTCAATGAGTTCAGGATTCCACTGTGCTTCTAAAAGATTTAAACCTGCCAACTCTGCAATCGTCTCAAAAGGCAAAGTTATATTTACAGGTACTCTATTTGGAATTTTACTTTCATAAATATTTTTAAAATTTTGATTTCTCTCTTGTTGAATTTTTTTTATGTCACTCATTTACTTGCACACCCTTATTAATCTTATTCATATTGTTAAGTCTATGCTATACCAAAGATAACTTAACTGTAATTTTATATATCAATTATAAAATGTTACATAGATTCAATATTTATTATTATAAAAACATCTTATTTTATTTTTCAAATTAAGTCAAGTAAAACGATAGAGATAATACAACATAAGATAAAGTGTAAAGTTTAAGGTATAAAATTGATAGTAGAATATAAGAATGCACTTTAGCAATCAGGCACCAGTATTTTAGGGTTAGACTTTGCAGGTCAAAGACCTTCGATAACTGGATCAGTAGCAAGGGTAAAAAAAGGACATTTCTATCGTAAAAAAAGAGTAGATCTCTTATTATGATATGCTTCCCTTATGGTAGACCGTTTAAATAATAAAAACTGTTTATCATAAGGAGGAGTATATCAATTTATAAGATCCTACTCTTTTTTGTGTTATAAGTAAGAAAACTTATATCTCTAAGATATATTTACCCATCTGATGGTTGTTCTGTTGTCTCATTAGGATCTGTTAAGTTATTTCTAAATACTCCATTCTCATACGTTATATTTTCCAAATCTTTTTCCTCAAGTGTCACTAGTTTCTCCCCATGAAGCGCATTGTATGCCTCAGTTTTACTATCACCAAGTGTGTCGACTCCTTTACCATCTTCAGCTAAATACAATGCTACAGCACCATTTAAAGTTCTTACATTTGCTTCTGTAGCAGTGTATTTTGCATCTTCTATAGCCCCTACAACTCTTGGCACTGCAATTACAGCCAATAAACCTAAAATCGCAATAACCACAATCAATTCCACCAATGTAAAACCACTTTCACTTTTCTTTAATATCTTTTGCATACTCAACACCATTATTCCCTCCTTTATTTATTTTTTATCGTAGTGTTGTATTTCTCTAACCAACTAACTTATCCTATAATATTATACAAATCGAATACAGGTAAGATCATTGATATGACTATAAATCCTACTATCCCCCCTAAAAAAACGATAATCAAGGGTTCGATCATAGTAGTGAGCTGCTGTATAGAGTTTTCTACTTCGTCTTCATAAAAGGTGGAGATTTTCTTTAATACATAGTCTAAAGAGCCTGAGCGCTCGCCTATATCAATCATTTGATATACTAAAGGTGGAAAAACTCTTGTGGATTCTATTGTCTTTCCTAGACCATAGCCTTCACGTACGCCTATCTTTACTTTTTCTAGGCTAGCTTTAATATACTCATTTCCTACAACCTTCTGAACAATCTCTATAGCATCTAAAATATCCACACCACTTGAAAGAAGGACGGATATTGTACTGGCAAATCGCTCCATAAAGACTTTATTATTTAGTTCTCCAAATAAAGGCATTTTTATTTTGAGTTTATCGAC
Above is a genomic segment from Alkalibaculum bacchi containing:
- a CDS encoding type II secretion system protein — translated: MVLSMQKILKKSESGFTLVELIVVIAILGLLAVIAVPRVVGAIEDAKYTATEANVRTLNGAVALYLAEDGKGVDTLGDSKTEAYNALHGEKLVTLEEKDLENITYENGVFRNNLTDPNETTEQPSDG
- a CDS encoding uroporphyrinogen decarboxylase family protein, translating into MSDIKKIQQERNQNFKNIYESKIPNRVPVNITLPFETIAELAGLNLLEAQWNPELIEPAVQYVSERMYTDVVPGGTSLRFPSYYQTLQSKSFVMGTSGVFQHPDVSGMKPEDFDYLISNPLECIYEIVIPRLYTGLDLNNPIEMMKKFTKAFKGYQQDKAITGAIESRIAEKYGYCSIVPTGSSGFTEAPYDFLADTLRGFRGIAVDIRRRPKQLQAAIEALYPIVLKKGMPKTISDYGHVFMPLHMPTFMREVDFANHWWPSFKRLLEEYAAMGIHCKIFCEDNWDRYLDYLNDLPTNTVLLFEYGTPKRIKEKVGKKHIISGLYPVTYFKNHTKEECVDLAKELIDTLAPGGKYIFDFDKRPLSGAEVDLEKFNAVTKAVHEYGVYTSNIGEVVGDVFYKKDYTIDPKNRTLDSKYYLTKEQMLKENPSLTETGADRMASVEDEIFDFLNFLLM